Proteins from one Listeria weihenstephanensis genomic window:
- a CDS encoding glycoside-pentoside-hexuronide (GPH):cation symporter: protein MEATGRISTEEPLKAMVPWKERISYGLSDTACNLAFQVISTYLMFFYTDVYGLSAAAVGTLFLVARVIDAFDGPIIGIFIDRTNTRWGKSRPFFLWFAIPFGLMCVLTFTTPGFDDAGKLAWAYITYILVGILYSCVNLPITSILPSLTNNPQERTVLGTVRQFGGTLGQIIVTVFTLPIVAALGKGDDQKGFFLTILIFSIVAVVLLLNTFFNTKERIENVQKVVRLKDSVKAIKRNWPWVIMILMNFIYWMAMTMKNQTTIYFFKYNLGREDLVPMIMALAFGSLLTLLMTPAVAGRLGKRNTMVGGLILAIIGQAVMGVGAYSLSVPIIIVGVVINAFGTGFISGLLSVMLADTVDYGEWKSGVRAQGLLTSASSFGAKFGMGIGGAMTAGILAAGGYQANKTQTASALHAIEFNFIWIPIVGFAIAGIALMFYKADKQEKMYLVELAERNAKLKNEE from the coding sequence ATGGAAGCAACAGGAAGAATTTCGACGGAAGAACCATTGAAAGCGATGGTGCCATGGAAAGAACGAATTAGTTATGGTTTAAGTGATACTGCATGTAATCTAGCATTTCAAGTTATTTCGACCTATTTAATGTTTTTCTATACAGATGTATACGGACTAAGCGCTGCGGCAGTAGGAACTTTATTTCTAGTTGCGCGTGTCATCGATGCTTTTGATGGACCGATTATCGGGATTTTCATCGACCGTACCAATACACGTTGGGGCAAAAGTCGACCATTCTTCTTGTGGTTTGCGATTCCATTTGGCCTCATGTGCGTATTAACCTTTACAACACCAGGCTTTGACGACGCTGGAAAACTGGCATGGGCATATATCACATATATTTTAGTAGGTATTTTATATTCTTGCGTGAATTTGCCGATCACATCGATTTTGCCAAGTTTGACGAATAACCCGCAAGAAAGAACGGTACTTGGAACGGTTCGCCAATTCGGTGGAACGCTAGGACAAATCATTGTAACTGTGTTTACATTACCAATCGTAGCAGCACTCGGAAAAGGTGATGACCAAAAAGGCTTTTTCCTCACGATTTTGATTTTTTCGATCGTGGCAGTTGTTTTATTACTCAACACTTTCTTCAATACAAAAGAACGGATTGAAAATGTGCAAAAAGTCGTGCGTTTGAAAGACAGCGTGAAGGCGATTAAGCGTAACTGGCCTTGGGTTATCATGATTTTGATGAACTTCATTTATTGGATGGCAATGACCATGAAAAACCAAACAACGATTTACTTCTTCAAATATAATTTAGGCCGTGAAGACTTGGTGCCGATGATTATGGCGCTGGCTTTTGGTTCACTTTTGACACTTCTTATGACTCCTGCTGTAGCTGGTCGATTAGGAAAACGAAACACGATGGTTGGCGGACTTATTTTGGCGATTATCGGGCAGGCGGTTATGGGTGTTGGGGCGTATAGTTTGAGTGTACCAATTATCATCGTCGGCGTTGTGATTAACGCGTTTGGAACTGGATTTATCTCCGGACTTCTGTCGGTTATGCTTGCCGATACTGTCGATTATGGCGAGTGGAAAAGCGGTGTGAGAGCACAAGGCTTGCTGACGTCCGCATCAAGCTTCGGCGCGAAATTCGGTATGGGAATTGGTGGCGCGATGACTGCGGGAATTTTGGCTGCAGGCGGTTACCAAGCGAATAAAACCCAAACAGCGAGCGCACTACACGCGATTGAGTTCAACTTTATTTGGATTCCGATTGTCGGTTTTGCGATTGCAGGAATTGCGTTGATGTTCTATAAAGCCGATAAACAAGAGAAGATGTATCTTGTGGAATTGGCGGAACGTAACGCGAAATTGAAAAATGAAGAATAA
- the xylA gene encoding xylose isomerase, protein MSYFPNVKKVQYEGAESDNPFAFRHYNPEEIVLGKPMKEHLRFAVAYWHTLTQDGSDPFGQATNQRTWLTNDPLETAKNRVEAGFEFFTKLDVPFYCFHDIDIAPEGASLAETFKNQDIIVKMLKEKQDETGVKLLWNTANMFSNPRYVHGAASTSNADVYAYAAAQVKKALEVGKELGGENYVFWGGREGYESLLNTDMGLEQDNMARFFHMAKDYAREIGFDAQFLIEPKPKEPSKHQYDFDAATTMAFLQKYDLAKDFKLNLEANHATLAGHTFDHELNVARCYGALGSIDANQGDLLLGWDTDEFPTDLYAVTLAMHQILENGGIGRGGVNFDAKVRRASFEMDDLFLAHIAGMDTFARGLKAAARMKEAGFLDNLVADRYASFKTGVGADIVAGKMDFHSLSKYAMEHDQIKNSSTHLEFVKSRLNDFLF, encoded by the coding sequence ATGAGTTATTTTCCGAATGTAAAAAAAGTACAATATGAGGGCGCGGAGTCTGATAATCCGTTTGCTTTTAGACATTATAATCCCGAGGAGATCGTTTTAGGGAAGCCGATGAAAGAGCATTTACGCTTTGCGGTGGCTTATTGGCATACATTGACACAAGATGGTTCTGATCCTTTTGGACAAGCGACGAATCAGCGTACTTGGTTGACAAATGACCCACTTGAGACCGCTAAAAATCGCGTCGAAGCGGGATTTGAATTTTTCACAAAGTTGGATGTACCGTTTTATTGTTTCCACGATATTGATATTGCGCCTGAGGGAGCGAGCTTGGCGGAGACGTTTAAGAATCAGGATATTATTGTGAAAATGTTGAAGGAAAAGCAGGACGAGACGGGTGTGAAATTGCTTTGGAATACGGCGAATATGTTCTCGAATCCGCGTTATGTGCATGGTGCAGCGTCAACGAGCAATGCGGATGTGTATGCATATGCGGCGGCGCAAGTGAAGAAGGCGCTTGAAGTTGGTAAGGAACTCGGCGGGGAAAACTATGTGTTCTGGGGTGGCCGTGAGGGTTATGAATCGCTACTCAACACGGATATGGGCTTGGAGCAGGATAATATGGCGCGATTCTTCCATATGGCGAAGGATTACGCACGTGAAATTGGCTTTGACGCTCAGTTCTTGATTGAGCCGAAACCAAAAGAGCCTTCGAAGCATCAGTATGATTTTGATGCGGCGACAACGATGGCTTTCTTGCAAAAATATGATTTGGCGAAGGACTTCAAGTTGAATTTGGAGGCGAATCATGCGACACTTGCGGGACATACGTTTGACCATGAGCTGAATGTGGCGCGTTGTTACGGTGCGCTTGGATCAATTGATGCGAATCAGGGCGACTTGTTGCTTGGGTGGGATACGGATGAGTTCCCGACGGATCTTTATGCGGTGACGCTTGCGATGCACCAAATTTTAGAGAATGGTGGAATTGGTCGTGGTGGCGTGAACTTTGACGCAAAAGTGCGACGTGCTTCGTTTGAAATGGACGATCTTTTCTTAGCTCATATTGCTGGTATGGATACGTTTGCGCGCGGTTTGAAAGCAGCGGCACGTATGAAGGAAGCTGGATTCTTGGATAATTTGGTCGCGGATCGGTATGCTAGTTTTAAAACGGGCGTTGGTGCGGATATCGTTGCTGGCAAAATGGACTTCCATTCGTTAAGCAAATACGCGATGGAGCATGATCAAATCAAGAATTCATCGACGCATTTAGAGTTTGTGAAATCGCGTTTGAACGACTTTTTGTTCTAA
- a CDS encoding ROK family transcriptional regulator codes for MFANRIGIRETNERTVLSVIVNDGPLSRAKLSEKIGLNKASVSAIVKKLIEQKLIKEVGIGESTIQGGRKPIMLELNKAAGFAVSIDIGYDYIDTMIHYLDGTIRKRKLLPFRTIEKTTITAELITIIEEITEKLPKSPFGIVGMTIAIHGVIHNNQIVFTPAYDFTDFPLAEELAAHFDFPIFLENEANLFALSEHAKNSSYHNLVGISIHAGVGAGIIMNDALYTGENGLSGEIGHMIVQVNGNHCTCGGNGCLETYSSEKVILDTYRDLTQNPEAIIPDLYRAYAANDPIATKLLGDMIDYLSIAVHNAITLYNPKVIAIHSEISRLIPDFPEKIKQKLPHLTAKNIEIKKASLGEESILFGAAVVTISNFLEVPRFELKN; via the coding sequence ATGTTTGCAAATCGAATAGGTATTAGAGAAACCAATGAACGCACCGTTTTGAGCGTCATCGTCAATGATGGACCTCTTTCACGCGCCAAATTATCCGAGAAAATCGGCTTAAATAAAGCAAGTGTTTCCGCGATCGTCAAAAAACTGATCGAACAAAAGCTGATCAAAGAAGTCGGCATCGGTGAAAGTACTATCCAAGGCGGTCGCAAACCGATCATGCTTGAGCTCAACAAAGCTGCCGGTTTCGCGGTTAGCATCGATATCGGCTATGATTACATAGACACGATGATTCACTATCTAGATGGCACGATCCGAAAACGAAAACTGCTCCCCTTCCGAACGATCGAAAAAACAACAATCACCGCTGAATTAATCACAATCATCGAAGAAATAACGGAAAAGCTTCCGAAATCACCTTTTGGCATTGTTGGCATGACGATCGCCATTCATGGTGTGATTCATAACAATCAGATCGTCTTTACGCCCGCCTATGATTTCACCGATTTCCCGCTAGCCGAAGAGCTCGCAGCACATTTTGATTTTCCGATTTTTCTCGAAAATGAAGCCAATCTTTTCGCGCTTAGTGAGCATGCCAAAAATAGCTCCTATCATAACCTTGTGGGCATCAGTATTCACGCTGGAGTTGGTGCTGGAATCATCATGAATGACGCGCTGTACACTGGTGAAAATGGCCTCAGCGGCGAGATCGGCCACATGATCGTGCAAGTGAACGGGAATCACTGCACATGCGGTGGCAATGGTTGCCTAGAAACGTATAGCTCCGAAAAAGTGATTTTAGACACGTATCGCGACCTCACACAAAATCCAGAAGCTATCATTCCTGATCTGTATCGTGCCTATGCCGCAAACGACCCAATCGCGACGAAGCTTCTCGGTGATATGATTGATTACCTAAGCATCGCCGTTCACAACGCTATCACGCTCTACAACCCGAAAGTGATCGCGATTCATAGCGAAATTAGCCGCCTTATTCCAGATTTCCCAGAAAAGATAAAGCAGAAATTACCACATCTAACGGCCAAAAATATCGAAATAAAAAAAGCCAGTCTCGGAGAAGAATCCATCCTTTTCGGCGCTGCAGTTGTGACGATTTCGAACTTTTTGGAAGTACCACGATTTGAGCTGAAAAACTAA
- a CDS encoding DUF3800 domain-containing protein, translated as MAETLYYTYLDEAKKTTLTKEFERQEKVVPNFYGITSITFEQNYYIQTFEKLWLEFRRKHGVPDEECMHFVEYRKLWNLADREKSLVYSRYCQDGIFNEEKLIAFFQELQDLLLQANFYLIYSDRYFYSRKYLDKEGNVTRKRSEIGKKTVYRLPYVVMKKHLDSLLKSLLIDPASGLLSDKRIRQVSTKLRFDADGKDFDGKVDLKMAYHHTMATGSERINTKAANELLDEIRFIRKEEVGSYCEPSHAGLEVVDFICSLLASDIRYNLFLDSRDVEKQLMAHSGKNRHAY; from the coding sequence TTGGCAGAAACGCTCTATTATACTTATTTGGATGAGGCTAAGAAAACTACATTAACAAAAGAATTTGAGCGCCAAGAAAAAGTTGTGCCTAATTTTTATGGGATTACAAGTATTACTTTTGAACAAAATTATTATATCCAGACCTTTGAAAAGTTATGGTTAGAATTTAGGCGGAAGCACGGAGTACCAGATGAGGAATGCATGCATTTTGTGGAGTATAGAAAGCTCTGGAATTTAGCTGATAGAGAAAAGTCTCTGGTATACAGTCGCTATTGTCAAGATGGAATTTTTAATGAAGAGAAATTGATTGCATTTTTTCAGGAGTTGCAGGATCTCCTTTTGCAAGCGAATTTTTATCTCATATACTCGGATCGCTATTTTTATAGCAGAAAATATTTAGACAAAGAAGGCAATGTGACGAGGAAAAGGTCTGAAATTGGCAAGAAAACTGTATATCGTTTACCATATGTTGTTATGAAGAAGCATCTAGATTCCCTTTTAAAAAGCTTGCTAATAGATCCAGCCAGTGGTTTGCTAAGCGATAAACGTATCAGGCAAGTAAGTACAAAATTGAGATTTGATGCGGATGGAAAAGATTTTGATGGGAAAGTAGATTTGAAAATGGCATACCATCATACCATGGCTACAGGAAGTGAACGAATAAATACCAAGGCAGCAAACGAACTTTTAGATGAAATTCGTTTTATTAGAAAAGAAGAGGTAGGAAGTTACTGTGAACCATCGCATGCGGGGCTTGAGGTAGTTGATTTTATTTGTTCGTTACTCGCTAGTGATATTAGGTATAATCTATTCTTGGATAGTAGAGATGTGGAAAAGCAGTTGATGGCTCATAGTGGGAAAAACAGGCATGCATATTGA
- a CDS encoding MarR family winged helix-turn-helix transcriptional regulator, giving the protein MAEHYEIIAKSMSIVNRNGNAFKLDRLRKYGLGVGQLRYITTLYHENGLSQDTIVKRFMVDKANVARHIRRLEELEMIRREVDKQDKRKHRIYLTDKGKAVQPDIEETMKAWSGILTEGFSDAERAQLLDLLVRMAENAQNHEKAGE; this is encoded by the coding sequence ATGGCAGAACATTATGAAATTATCGCGAAATCAATGTCTATTGTGAATCGAAATGGAAATGCATTTAAATTAGATAGATTGAGAAAGTACGGTCTCGGTGTTGGGCAATTACGTTATATTACGACGCTTTATCATGAGAATGGCCTGTCGCAGGACACGATTGTGAAGCGTTTTATGGTTGATAAGGCGAATGTGGCGCGGCATATTCGGCGCTTGGAGGAACTTGAGATGATTCGCCGAGAAGTCGACAAGCAGGATAAACGGAAACATCGCATTTATTTGACGGACAAAGGCAAGGCGGTACAACCAGATATTGAAGAAACGATGAAGGCTTGGTCGGGCATTTTGACAGAGGGATTTTCAGATGCGGAACGCGCGCAGTTGCTAGATTTATTAGTACGGATGGCTGAAAATGCGCAAAATCATGAAAAGGCGGGTGAATAA
- the yicI gene encoding alpha-xylosidase, with amino-acid sequence MKFTDGIWLVKEGFEIQNPKEVFDYQLKADTVTVYAPFKKIKSRGDTLNLGLMTTEISSPREDVFTVRLKHHDGGNRTSPAYAINEEQVSLKTTDEEKAITIESGDLKVAIDKENYALSFYGNEQFLTKSDVNGQGYVTSADQNYIRERLDLGVGENIYGLGERFTNFVKNGQTVDIWNKDGGTSSDQSYKNIPFFVSNKGYGVFVNHPEHVSFEVGSEHVSKNQFSVAGETLEYMIIYGPTMEEILRKYTDLTGKPALPPAWSFGLWLSTSFCTDYDEATVNSFIDGMKERDIPLDVFHFDCFWMKDFEWCNFEWDRRVFPEPEKMLANLKAKGLKICVWINPYIAQKSALFAEGKEHGYFIKNKDGSVWQWDLWQGGQAIVDFTNPAACAWYRDKLSALMDMGVDAFKTDFGERIPTDVQYFDGSDPEKMHNYYSYIYNEVVFDLLKEKRGEQDAVLFARSATVGSQKFPVHWGGDCLSTYSSMAESLRGGLSFMLSGFSFWSHDIGGFEEGATPDIYKRWTQFGLLSSHSRYHGNVEYRVPWIFDEEAVDVTRKFTKLKMRLMPYLFKQAVTAQRDGMPMMRPMVLSYMEDPATATLDRQYMLGENLLVAPIFNDEGRAEFYLPKGKWTNILTDEVYDGGAWVSEHHDYMSFPLLAKENSIIVCGAKDDHAEYDYAENPTIHVYGFETASAHAETVIFQANGTQKATIRVENNNSEITVHTEGLANYEVIWHKQQESGVKKYETSEKTIKLV; translated from the coding sequence ATGAAATTTACAGATGGTATTTGGCTTGTAAAAGAGGGTTTTGAAATCCAGAATCCGAAAGAAGTATTTGACTATCAATTGAAAGCGGATACAGTTACCGTTTATGCTCCTTTTAAAAAAATTAAATCGCGCGGAGATACGCTAAATCTTGGTTTGATGACGACAGAAATAAGTTCGCCGCGAGAAGACGTGTTCACTGTTCGCTTGAAGCATCACGATGGTGGGAATCGCACGTCGCCTGCATATGCGATCAATGAAGAGCAAGTTTCACTGAAAACGACGGATGAAGAGAAAGCGATTACAATTGAGTCTGGTGATTTGAAAGTTGCGATCGATAAGGAAAACTATGCGTTATCTTTTTATGGAAATGAGCAGTTTTTGACGAAATCGGATGTGAATGGTCAAGGTTACGTTACGTCTGCGGATCAGAATTACATACGCGAACGGCTTGATTTGGGCGTTGGAGAGAATATTTATGGACTTGGTGAGCGCTTCACAAACTTTGTGAAAAATGGCCAGACCGTGGATATTTGGAATAAGGATGGTGGCACGAGTAGTGATCAGTCATACAAGAATATTCCGTTTTTTGTGAGTAATAAAGGTTATGGCGTATTTGTGAATCATCCCGAGCATGTGTCGTTTGAGGTTGGTTCGGAGCATGTGTCAAAAAACCAGTTTAGTGTTGCGGGTGAGACGCTTGAGTACATGATTATTTACGGTCCGACGATGGAAGAAATTTTGCGGAAGTATACGGATTTGACTGGGAAACCTGCATTGCCGCCTGCTTGGTCGTTTGGTTTATGGCTCAGCACGTCGTTTTGTACGGATTATGATGAGGCGACGGTGAATTCGTTTATTGATGGGATGAAGGAACGCGATATCCCGCTTGATGTGTTCCATTTTGACTGTTTCTGGATGAAGGATTTTGAGTGGTGTAATTTTGAGTGGGATCGTCGTGTTTTCCCAGAACCTGAGAAAATGCTTGCGAACTTGAAGGCGAAGGGTTTGAAAATCTGCGTTTGGATTAACCCGTATATTGCTCAGAAATCGGCGCTTTTTGCGGAAGGTAAGGAGCATGGCTATTTCATCAAAAATAAAGACGGTTCTGTGTGGCAGTGGGATTTATGGCAAGGTGGGCAAGCGATTGTCGACTTTACGAATCCAGCGGCGTGCGCGTGGTATCGCGATAAGTTGAGCGCTTTGATGGATATGGGCGTGGATGCGTTTAAGACGGATTTCGGCGAGCGGATTCCGACAGATGTGCAGTATTTCGACGGCTCGGACCCTGAAAAAATGCATAACTATTATTCTTACATTTACAATGAGGTCGTGTTTGATCTTTTGAAGGAGAAACGCGGTGAGCAGGATGCGGTATTATTCGCGAGATCGGCGACGGTTGGATCGCAAAAATTCCCAGTTCATTGGGGCGGTGACTGCCTTTCTACGTATAGCTCGATGGCGGAATCGTTGCGCGGCGGCTTATCGTTCATGCTATCTGGATTCAGCTTCTGGAGTCATGATATTGGTGGCTTTGAAGAGGGCGCGACACCTGATATTTATAAGCGCTGGACGCAGTTCGGCTTGTTGTCTTCGCACAGTCGCTATCACGGGAATGTGGAATATCGTGTACCATGGATCTTTGATGAGGAAGCGGTGGACGTGACGCGGAAATTCACGAAACTGAAAATGCGCTTGATGCCGTACTTGTTTAAGCAAGCGGTGACGGCGCAGCGTGATGGGATGCCGATGATGCGCCCAATGGTACTTTCTTATATGGAAGATCCAGCAACAGCAACACTTGACCGCCAGTACATGTTAGGGGAAAATTTACTTGTAGCGCCGATTTTCAATGATGAGGGACGCGCGGAATTTTACCTTCCAAAAGGCAAGTGGACCAATATTTTGACGGACGAAGTGTATGACGGTGGCGCTTGGGTTAGCGAGCATCATGATTATATGAGCTTTCCGCTATTGGCGAAGGAGAACAGCATTATCGTGTGTGGCGCGAAAGATGATCACGCGGAATATGATTATGCCGAAAATCCAACCATTCACGTTTACGGTTTTGAAACGGCTAGCGCACACGCCGAAACGGTTATTTTCCAAGCAAACGGTACGCAAAAAGCAACGATCCGCGTTGAAAATAATAATTCTGAAATTACAGTTCACACAGAAGGCTTAGCGAACTACGAAGTAATCTGGCATAAACAACAGGAATCAGGCGTAAAAAAATACGAAACATCTGAAAAAACAATAAAACTAGTATAA
- a CDS encoding ASCH domain-containing protein: protein MMEAYWESFAKKNGLDLECPAAWAFGDGAEMADRLGALVVNGVKTATCAAHCVHEIEGEAIPQVGEYNIILDGKNEPLAIIRYTEVELVKMNEVSRDFARSEGEGDLSYEYWYEAHVNFFTWELGQYGREFTPDLLLVCQRFEVVDVFELYE from the coding sequence ATGATGGAAGCGTATTGGGAAAGTTTTGCGAAGAAGAATGGGCTTGATTTGGAATGCCCTGCGGCGTGGGCGTTTGGGGATGGTGCGGAAATGGCGGATCGGCTGGGAGCGCTCGTTGTGAACGGGGTGAAAACGGCGACTTGTGCGGCTCATTGTGTGCATGAAATAGAAGGTGAGGCAATTCCACAAGTTGGCGAGTATAATATCATTTTGGATGGGAAAAATGAACCATTGGCGATTATTCGTTATACGGAAGTGGAACTTGTGAAGATGAATGAAGTATCGCGGGATTTTGCGAGGTCGGAAGGAGAAGGCGACCTTAGCTATGAGTATTGGTATGAGGCTCATGTGAACTTCTTTACCTGGGAATTGGGGCAGTATGGGCGGGAGTTTACACCAGATTTATTGTTGGTTTGTCAGCGGTTTGAAGTGGTAGATGTTTTTGAACTGTATGAATAA
- a CDS encoding MATE family efflux transporter — protein sequence MKEQSKRLGEDKIGSLMWRLSVPAFIGMFVMGMYNIVDTIFVARGVGSLGVAALSIAFPVQMIMMAMAAMFGIGGASIISRALGAGKQEEANRVYHQVVWLVIISSLVLAIITFIFLDPLVTMFGATPEIHQYAKDFLQILLLGSVFQTFAMAMNNIVRSEGNAKIAMLTMIISAVLNMILNPIFIMGLDMGIRGSAFATLIAQAVGAIWLLLYFLSGKSSLTLKGIRFHIDWKLSGSIVAIGFPSFIMMSAGSIVSISVNWMLNIHGGTMAIAAYGVANRIASFMIMPINGVTQGMQPIVGFNYGSREYKRVVKAVKLSIVAATAMSLIAFAVVELFPDLLVSVFTTDQQLLRDGAHAVQIVLLAAPTIGFQIVCGGLYQALGRARISFVISLMRQIICLIPLLLILPNFWGLDGVWYAFPLADVAAFTVCLIIMLRTWRGLFKNPEMV from the coding sequence ATGAAGGAGCAGAGTAAACGATTAGGGGAAGATAAAATTGGATCGCTGATGTGGCGTCTGTCGGTTCCGGCATTTATCGGAATGTTTGTGATGGGCATGTACAATATTGTCGATACGATTTTCGTGGCGCGGGGCGTGGGATCGCTTGGTGTGGCAGCACTTTCGATCGCGTTTCCGGTGCAGATGATCATGATGGCGATGGCCGCTATGTTCGGAATCGGTGGGGCCTCGATTATTTCGCGGGCACTTGGCGCAGGAAAGCAGGAGGAAGCTAATCGCGTGTATCATCAAGTCGTTTGGTTGGTGATTATCTCGAGTTTAGTCCTTGCGATCATCACGTTTATTTTTCTTGATCCACTCGTAACGATGTTTGGCGCAACGCCTGAAATTCACCAATACGCGAAAGATTTTTTGCAGATTTTATTGCTGGGTTCAGTGTTTCAAACCTTTGCGATGGCGATGAATAACATTGTTCGTTCAGAGGGTAACGCCAAAATTGCGATGCTGACGATGATTATTTCGGCAGTTTTGAACATGATTTTGAATCCAATTTTTATTATGGGTCTTGATATGGGGATTCGTGGCTCGGCATTTGCAACCTTGATAGCGCAAGCGGTCGGCGCGATTTGGCTGCTTTTATACTTCCTTTCTGGAAAAAGTTCGCTTACGTTGAAAGGTATCCGATTCCATATTGACTGGAAATTATCTGGAAGTATCGTCGCGATCGGTTTTCCATCCTTTATTATGATGTCGGCGGGAAGCATCGTGTCGATATCGGTGAACTGGATGCTTAATATTCATGGCGGAACGATGGCCATTGCGGCGTATGGTGTGGCGAATAGAATCGCGTCCTTCATGATTATGCCGATCAATGGTGTGACACAAGGAATGCAGCCAATTGTCGGATTTAACTACGGTTCGCGCGAATATAAACGTGTGGTGAAAGCGGTGAAACTATCGATCGTGGCGGCGACAGCGATGTCACTTATTGCGTTTGCGGTTGTGGAATTATTCCCAGATCTGCTTGTTAGCGTGTTTACAACGGATCAACAATTGTTAAGAGACGGTGCGCATGCGGTGCAAATTGTCTTGTTAGCAGCTCCGACAATTGGATTCCAAATCGTCTGTGGTGGCTTGTATCAAGCCCTTGGTCGCGCCCGAATTTCCTTTGTGATCTCGCTAATGCGTCAGATTATTTGTTTGATCCCGTTACTCTTGATATTGCCGAATTTCTGGGGATTGGACGGCGTTTGGTATGCCTTCCCGCTTGCAGATGTCGCAGCATTTACGGTGTGTTTGATTATCATGTTGCGGACGTGGCGTGGATTGTTTAAGAATCCGGAAATGGTTTAG
- the xylB gene encoding xylulokinase: MRYVLGVDLGTSALKTVLFAENGEKIAEASAEYPIFADRAGFSEQNPEDWFDAFTRAATQIAKHPESQEIAGISFSGQMHSLVLLGDDEQVLRRAILWNDVRTTTQCEAITEKLGAKLLDITKNKALEGFTLPKLLWVQEHEPEIWTQVSRFLLPKDYLGFRLTGTMHMDYSDAAGTLLLDLARGTWSSEILDTFGISAGICPDLLASTDQIGTLLSEIADATGLPSGIPIFAGGADNACAAVGTGILEEGKALLSIGTSGVFLTYEADEDKDYHGDLHLFHHANADGYYSMGVTLAAGYSLSWFKDQFAPGESYAELLDGINAIPAGSDGLLFTPYIVGERTPYADSKIRGSFIGIDARHTRTHFAKAVLEGITFSLRDSMQSMKNRAQKKFESVISTGGGAQNEDWLQMQADILGVQIETLVSEQGPALGAAMIAAVGSGIFDDLASAVPTFIKKKASYSPNMENHKVYDDFYEAYQEIYPATKQICERLN, encoded by the coding sequence ATGAGATATGTATTAGGCGTTGATTTAGGTACGAGTGCATTAAAGACGGTGCTTTTTGCGGAAAATGGTGAGAAAATTGCGGAGGCTTCGGCGGAATACCCGATTTTTGCGGACCGAGCGGGTTTTAGTGAGCAGAATCCTGAAGATTGGTTTGATGCTTTCACGCGTGCGGCGACGCAGATTGCGAAGCATCCGGAAAGCCAGGAGATTGCGGGAATCAGTTTTTCGGGTCAGATGCATAGTTTGGTGCTGCTTGGGGATGATGAGCAGGTGTTGCGGCGCGCGATTTTGTGGAATGATGTGCGGACGACGACGCAGTGTGAGGCGATTACGGAGAAACTTGGCGCGAAGCTGCTTGATATAACGAAAAATAAGGCGTTGGAAGGCTTTACGTTGCCGAAATTGTTGTGGGTGCAGGAGCATGAGCCGGAGATTTGGACGCAGGTTTCGCGTTTCCTCTTGCCAAAAGACTATCTTGGATTCCGACTGACAGGCACGATGCATATGGATTATTCGGACGCGGCGGGAACGCTGTTGCTCGATTTGGCGCGCGGGACTTGGAGTTCGGAAATTCTGGATACGTTCGGGATTTCGGCGGGAATTTGCCCAGATTTGCTTGCTTCGACGGATCAGATTGGGACGCTACTGTCTGAGATTGCGGACGCGACGGGCTTGCCGAGTGGAATTCCGATCTTTGCTGGTGGCGCTGATAATGCGTGCGCGGCGGTCGGGACGGGAATTCTTGAGGAAGGCAAGGCGTTACTCAGCATTGGGACGTCGGGCGTGTTTCTGACGTATGAAGCTGATGAGGACAAGGATTATCACGGCGATCTGCATTTATTCCATCATGCGAACGCGGACGGTTACTATTCGATGGGCGTGACGCTCGCTGCGGGCTATAGTTTGAGCTGGTTCAAGGATCAGTTTGCGCCGGGTGAGAGCTACGCGGAGCTTCTGGACGGCATTAACGCGATTCCTGCTGGCTCGGACGGTTTGCTTTTCACGCCATACATTGTGGGAGAACGGACACCATACGCGGATAGCAAAATTAGAGGTAGTTTTATCGGCATTGATGCGCGCCATACACGGACGCATTTTGCAAAAGCCGTTTTAGAAGGGATTACATTCTCGTTACGCGATTCGATGCAATCGATGAAAAACCGAGCACAGAAAAAATTTGAATCGGTCATTTCCACGGGTGGCGGAGCGCAAAATGAAGACTGGCTTCAAATGCAAGCGGATATTTTAGGTGTACAAATCGAGACGCTGGTTAGTGAACAAGGTCCAGCGTTAGGCGCAGCGATGATTGCCGCGGTTGGTAGCGGGATATTCGATGATTTAGCGAGCGCTGTTCCAACTTTTATTAAGAAAAAAGCGTCATATAGCCCTAATATGGAGAATCATAAGGTATATGACGATTTTTATGAGGCGTATCAAGAAATTTATCCAGCGACGAAGCAGATTTGTGAACGCCTAAATTAG